The proteins below are encoded in one region of bacterium:
- a CDS encoding tetratricopeptide repeat protein — translation MTRTTKTLSTVEVQKALSQEDPFDAELARATDMIAKNPTDPKAYVARALLYLDDGYDEAVMRDVEKAIELNPDDPKAFAIRGLCYSSSFFDDDAKAQADFSTAMNLLAKNHSVRLASRESDVKPRTELMSIIQQATKDIRNKKMVDDALIRRGRAYYDLGAATKALRDVERAIAKNTANVDAYLLRAKLCRADEDDVRMKADVEMAHRLDTSRPEGYTFLAEAYFHAGAGLTDLALDAADKALAIDNDYSSAHLVRGQILCELGKRSDALAEFRAALSLDPLYADAHLEFAECLEEEGLIPDAIEEFKAYISNADRVDVLAIIETIEHVDELKAAAN, via the coding sequence GTGACCAGGACGACCAAAACGCTCAGCACCGTAGAGGTGCAGAAGGCCCTTTCGCAGGAAGACCCTTTCGACGCGGAATTGGCCAGAGCCACTGACATGATCGCCAAGAACCCGACCGATCCGAAGGCCTATGTAGCGCGTGCTCTGCTCTACCTCGACGATGGCTATGATGAGGCGGTGATGCGCGACGTCGAGAAAGCCATCGAGTTGAATCCCGACGACCCGAAGGCGTTTGCTATCCGTGGGCTGTGCTACTCGAGCAGTTTCTTCGATGATGATGCCAAGGCGCAGGCGGATTTCTCGACCGCCATGAACCTCCTTGCCAAGAACCATTCTGTCCGTTTGGCTTCCCGCGAAAGCGACGTGAAACCCCGCACCGAACTGATGTCAATCATACAGCAGGCCACCAAGGATATCCGAAACAAGAAAATGGTTGACGATGCACTGATCCGTAGGGGACGTGCCTATTATGATCTGGGTGCTGCGACGAAAGCGCTCCGTGACGTCGAAAGGGCGATTGCCAAGAACACGGCGAACGTCGATGCCTATTTGCTGCGAGCAAAACTGTGCCGGGCAGACGAAGATGACGTGCGAATGAAGGCCGATGTTGAAATGGCGCATCGTCTTGATACTTCGCGTCCCGAGGGATACACTTTCCTCGCGGAGGCTTACTTTCATGCGGGCGCCGGTCTCACCGATTTGGCCTTGGACGCGGCCGACAAGGCCCTTGCCATTGATAACGACTATTCGTCGGCGCATCTTGTCCGCGGGCAGATCCTCTGCGAATTGGGCAAGCGGTCTGATGCCCTGGCAGAGTTCCGAGCGGCGCTGTCGCTGGATCCGTTGTACGCGGATGCGCATCTCGAATTTGCAGAGTGCCTTGAAGAAGAAGGGCTGATCCCGGACGCCATCGAGGAATTTAAGGCGTACATTTCAAACGCCGATAGGGTGGATGTTCTCGCAATTATTGAGACCATCGAGCACGTCGATGAGCTGAAAGCGGCCGCCAACTAA